The following are from one region of the Silene latifolia isolate original U9 population chromosome 9, ASM4854445v1, whole genome shotgun sequence genome:
- the LOC141601960 gene encoding uncharacterized protein LOC141601960, translating into MPGIDREIAEHMSLIKPRFKSVKQKLHRMRSKWSLKVTEEIDKQLKAGFIKLSEYSDWVANVVPVPKKDGKIRVCVDFRDLNKASPKDDFPLPHIDILVDNTANHALLSFMDGYAVMPFGLINAGVTYQKTTTTLLNYMMHKEVEVYIDDMIVKSKERSGHLEALRKLFQRLRKYNMRLNPQKCAFGVTSGKLLGHIVSHRGIEVDPSKIKDIIGMPHPETEKEIRGFLGRVQYISRFIAKLTMICEPIFKKLKVGEYVMWDDYCQAEFDKVKEILSSPPVLSPPVAGLPLSRYLTVTDTTMGAIALYLGVKKLLVHGDLSLVINQVGGSWKIRSQSLASYQTTIEELEKYFEDIRYVYLAREENQFAYALSKLAALINIPDHIDSMPICVERISSPAYLNVINDTEEGETEPWYTAILKFKEIGEYPLDLDTPGKRALQILSAQFIKTDDGQLYKKTAQGVLSQYIDKPTAEKVMEEVHNGECGPHMNAHKLVRKNTRLGYYWTMMERDCCKYVRHCHNYQIVANVQHVAPSMLYTMTSPWPFLTWGIDIIGKVHPS; encoded by the exons atgccgggaattgatagggaaattgcagaacACATGAGTCTGATCAAACCAAGGTTCAAATCAGTGAAGCAGAAGCTACACAGAATGCGTTCGAAATGGTCTTTAAAAGTTACGGAAGAAATTGATAAACagctcaaagccgggttcatcaaactGTCGGAATATTCGGATTGGGTCGCCAATGTAGTGCCAGTACCGAAAAAAGATGGTAAAATTCGCGTGTGCGTAGATTTTCGGGATCTGAACAAAGCTAGTCCGAAGGACGACtttccattacctcacatcgatatcTTAGTTGACAATACTGCAAATCATGCATTACTatctttcatggatggatatgccg TGATGCCTTTCGGTTTGATAAATGCCGGGGTAACATACCAGAAAACAACAACGACGTTGCTAAAttatatgatgcacaaggaagttgaAGTTTACATCGATGACATGATAGTCAAGTCAAAGGAACGTAGTGGCCATCTCGAAGCATTACGAAAATTATTTCAAAgattgcgaaagtacaacatgagactgaatccACAAAAGTGTGCTTTCGGGGTCACCTCTGGAAAACTGTTGGGtcatatcgttagccaccgtggcatcgaagtAGACCCATCAAAGATCAAAGACATTATCGGAATGCCCCATCCTGAGACtgagaaagaaattcgaggtttTCTGGGAAGAGTTCAATACATAAGCCGTTTCATTGCGAAGTtgacaatgatttgtgagccgatCTTTAAGAAACTGAAGGTCGGAGAATATGTTATGTGGGATGACTACTGTCAGGCCGAATTCGATAAAGTAAAGGAAATACTGTCTTCTCCACCAGTTTTGAGCCCACCAGTAGCCGGGCTGCCCTTATCACGATATCTAACTGTTACGGATACGACAAtgggggctat TGCTCTATACTTGGGTGTGAAGAAGTTGCTAGTTCATGGAGACTTGTCCcttgtgatcaatcaagtgggtgGGTCATGGAAAATTAGGAGCCAAAGTTTGGCCTCGTATCAAACCACAATCGAAGAATTAGAAAAATATTTCGAAGACATTCGATATGTTTACCTCGCAAGAGAGGAAAACCAATTTGCATATGCATTGTCCAAGTTAGCTGCCTTGATCAACATTCCCGACCACATAGACAGTATGCCAATATGCGTCGAGCGAATATCGTCACCTGCCTATTTGAATGTAATCAATGATACCGAGGAAGGTGAAACCGAACCCTGGTACACAGCCATTTTGAAATTCAAGGAAATAGGAGAGTATCCTCTCGACCTTGACACGCCTGGAAAACGCGCCCTACAAATATTATCCGCCCAGTTCATTAAGACCGATGACgggcaattgtacaagaagacggCTCAAGGTGTTTTGTCGCAATACATCGATAAACCGACAGCTGAaaaggttatggaagaagtccataACGGTGAGTGTgggccacacatgaatgcccataagTTAGTCCGTAAGAACACAAGACTTGGTTATTATTGGACAATGATGGAAAGAGATTGTTGCAAATATGTTAGGCACTGTCACAATTATCAGATAGTCGCAAATGTACAGCATGTGGCACCTTCTatgttatacaccatgacgtcaccttgGCCATTTTtaacctggggaatcgacatcattggaaAAGTACACCCATCATGA